ATAGTACTCCTGTACTGTATTTAAACGGTTAGCAAACTGTATCATATTCTTCCGTTTTTGTATTCACCTAATACTTTAAAATCTTCTGCCATAATTTCAATAATAGATTTTGCTTTGGCATAATCTTCATATTTATTAAAAGTTACATCAACGAAAAAAGCGTACTTCCAAGGAGTTTCGATTTTCGGTAATGATTGAATTTTAGTGAGATTTAACTTACAATCGCTCATCATATTTAAAATTGCAGCTAAGCTTCCTCTTTTATGATCTAATTCAAATTTTAAAGAAGCTTTGTTAATCTCACTTTTTCCGTTTTTTGGAGGTTGTGTTTGTAAAATAACAAAGCGAGTAGCATTGTTTTTAATCGTTTGAATCTCGTCTTCAATTACTTCAAGATTAAAGATGTCTGCAGCCATTTTTGGTGCGATAGCTGCTACTCCTTTTAGATTGTTTTTGGCAATTCTCTCAGCAACAGCAGAGGTATCAACATCTTCAACTAATTTAATATGCTTGTGTTGTTTGAAAAACTCTTTACATTGTAACAATGCCATTGGGTGCGAACAAACTTCTTTTAAGTCTTCTATGGTTTGATTTGGTAATGCCATTAAGTGATGGTGAATAGGCAAATAATACTCTCCTGAAATATGAAGGTTGTTTTTGTCTATTAATGCATAATTCGGAATTATAGAACCGGCGATCGTATTTTCTATGGCCATAATTCCTTGTTCACTTTTATCTGAAAGTAAACTATCAACCAAACTATCAAAAGACAAGCATTCATCTATTTGAATGTTGCTGTCATAGTAGTTGTTTGCCACAATATGGTGGTTGCTTCCTTGTATTCCTTGAATGGCTATTTTTTTCATTTTGGCGTAAAAAAAAAGCCTCGATACTATCGAGACTTTATATTGTTTATATTTTTTATGCTATTTAAAAATATGGTATAAAGTCTCTCCTCTTACTAAAATAGTAAAAGTAAAAATAGAAACCTTGCCATACATTTTGTAACATAACTTATCTTCTTGTTTTTGTACGGAACAAATCTTAGAAATAATTTTTATTAAACCAAATTTTTATTCAAAAAAATAAAACTTCTTTTTAAAAGTAACATTAATTGATAAAACTTCGTAGTTGATTTGCAGCAATTTCTGCCGTGATATCCCGTTGTGGCATACCAAACATTTCATAGCCCACCATAAATTTTTTTACCGTTGCACTTCTTAATAATGGAGGGTAAAAACTCATGTGCCAGTGCCAATGTTCATTGTTTTTATCATTCACTGGAGCTTGATGAATACCGCTAGAGT
The sequence above is a segment of the Tenacibaculum sp. 190130A14a genome. Coding sequences within it:
- a CDS encoding prephenate dehydratase, producing the protein MKKIAIQGIQGSNHHIVANNYYDSNIQIDECLSFDSLVDSLLSDKSEQGIMAIENTIAGSIIPNYALIDKNNLHISGEYYLPIHHHLMALPNQTIEDLKEVCSHPMALLQCKEFFKQHKHIKLVEDVDTSAVAERIAKNNLKGVAAIAPKMAADIFNLEVIEDEIQTIKNNATRFVILQTQPPKNGKSEINKASLKFELDHKRGSLAAILNMMSDCKLNLTKIQSLPKIETPWKYAFFVDVTFNKYEDYAKAKSIIEIMAEDFKVLGEYKNGRI